Proteins from one Thermococcus sp. M36 genomic window:
- a CDS encoding alpha-amylase produces MRRKALVLAVILLVALSVSAVPAKAETLENGGVIMQAFYWDVPMGGIWWDTIAQKIPDWASAGIAAIWIPPASKGMSGGYSMGYDPYDYFDLGEYYQKGTVETRFGSKEELINMINTAHAYGIKVIADIVINHRAGGDLEWNPFVNDYTWTDFSKVASGKYTANYLDFHPNELHAGDSGTFGGYPDICHDKSWDQYWLWASQESYAAYLRSIGIDAWRFDYVKGYGAWVVQDWLNWWGGWAVGEYWDTNVDALLNWAYASGAKVFDFALYYKMDEAFDNTNIPALVYALQNGGTVVSRDPFKAVTFVANHDTDIIWNKYPAYAFILTYEGQPMIFYRDYEEWLNKDKLINLIWIHDHLAGGSTTIVYYDSDELIFVRSGYGSKPGLITYINLGSSWAGRWVYVPKFAGSCIHEYTGNLGGWVDKWVDYSGWVYLEAPPHDPANGYYGYSVWSYCGVG; encoded by the coding sequence ATGAGGAGGAAGGCCCTCGTCCTGGCGGTGATACTGCTAGTTGCCCTGAGCGTCTCGGCAGTTCCGGCAAAGGCGGAAACCCTTGAGAACGGCGGCGTTATAATGCAGGCCTTCTACTGGGACGTCCCCATGGGAGGAATCTGGTGGGACACCATAGCTCAGAAAATACCCGACTGGGCCAGCGCAGGAATAGCCGCAATATGGATTCCCCCCGCGAGCAAGGGCATGAGCGGAGGCTACTCGATGGGCTACGACCCCTACGACTACTTCGACCTCGGCGAGTACTATCAGAAAGGAACCGTTGAGACGCGCTTCGGCTCAAAGGAGGAGCTCATAAACATGATAAACACCGCCCACGCCTACGGCATAAAGGTGATAGCGGACATAGTCATCAACCACCGCGCGGGCGGTGACCTGGAGTGGAACCCCTTCGTGAACGACTACACATGGACGGACTTCTCCAAGGTGGCCTCCGGCAAGTACACGGCCAACTACCTTGACTTCCACCCGAACGAGCTCCACGCGGGCGATTCCGGAACCTTTGGAGGCTACCCCGACATATGCCACGACAAGAGCTGGGACCAGTACTGGCTCTGGGCCAGCCAGGAGAGCTACGCGGCTTACCTTAGAAGCATCGGCATCGACGCCTGGCGCTTCGACTACGTCAAGGGTTATGGAGCGTGGGTCGTCCAGGACTGGCTGAACTGGTGGGGCGGCTGGGCAGTTGGAGAATACTGGGACACCAACGTCGACGCGCTCCTCAACTGGGCCTACGCGAGCGGTGCCAAGGTCTTTGACTTCGCCCTCTACTATAAGATGGACGAGGCCTTTGACAATACCAACATCCCGGCTCTCGTTTACGCCCTCCAGAACGGTGGAACTGTTGTCTCTCGCGACCCCTTCAAGGCCGTAACCTTCGTGGCCAACCATGACACTGACATAATCTGGAACAAGTATCCGGCATACGCTTTCATCCTCACCTACGAGGGTCAGCCCATGATATTCTACCGCGACTACGAGGAGTGGCTCAACAAGGACAAGCTGATAAACCTCATCTGGATACACGACCACCTCGCAGGAGGGAGCACAACTATAGTCTACTACGACAGCGACGAGCTGATATTCGTCAGAAGCGGCTACGGAAGCAAACCGGGACTGATAACCTACATCAACCTAGGAAGCAGCTGGGCAGGTAGGTGGGTATATGTGCCCAAGTTCGCGGGCTCATGCATTCACGAGTACACAGGCAATCTGGGTGGCTGGGTGGACAAATGGGTGGACTACAGCGGATGGGTTTACCTCGAGGCACCGCCGCACGACCCTGCCAATGGTTATTACGGCTACTCCGTCTGGAGCTACTGTGGTGTTGGTTGA
- a CDS encoding PqqD family peptide modification chaperone translates to MEKVLLDPESVVQLNPNYVIRLEYFGGILYDKQHMGYYGLNRTASDILFLTQYSLSLSDIVSLLSRIYELKPSEIMDVVSEFLYPLLTNGVVKKGHKKGNPNNAFNQLEKMRKFVDQLKYLSAPLTAFLYLTWKCNIKCKYCFLKAPRRLLREPLTLEEIKKVIDELSEMRTFELCITGGEPLLDQRLPEVVKYACERGFTVNITTNGLLVNRELAKKLATCNVNVQVPLHSSDFKIHDELTGMPGSFEKAVDTIKLLVNLNMNVSVITILQKANKDDLRNMLPLIKELGVHVWNIVELKPVGRADNSMAIPLKERLKIIEELEREANKLGIQIIAEKPFFFVGDKGLSQTLINDEFYKLFTRCGVRTGRYVEITPDGFVYPCDLLLGDTFPNLIAGDLRQNTFKEIWHSSEILNKFRNLKQEDMHGKCKSCIYFDLCGGKCRALAYSYYDGDLYAPDPRCPYEPK, encoded by the coding sequence ATGGAAAAGGTTTTACTTGACCCGGAATCGGTGGTACAATTGAACCCTAACTATGTTATTAGGCTTGAATATTTTGGTGGAATACTCTATGATAAACAGCATATGGGCTATTATGGTCTTAACCGAACTGCTTCAGATATTCTTTTTCTTACTCAATATTCACTATCCTTAAGTGATATTGTTAGTTTATTAAGCAGGATATATGAATTGAAACCAAGTGAAATTATGGACGTAGTTTCTGAGTTCTTATACCCTCTTTTGACAAATGGAGTTGTTAAAAAAGGTCATAAAAAGGGTAATCCGAATAATGCATTTAACCAACTGGAAAAAATGCGGAAATTTGTAGATCAATTAAAATACCTATCTGCCCCATTAACTGCATTCCTGTACTTGACTTGGAAGTGTAACATAAAATGTAAGTATTGTTTTTTGAAAGCGCCGAGAAGGCTTTTACGTGAGCCATTGACATTGGAGGAGATTAAAAAGGTTATAGATGAACTATCTGAAATGAGAACTTTTGAGTTATGTATAACAGGTGGTGAACCACTTCTGGATCAAAGGCTTCCGGAGGTTGTTAAATACGCTTGTGAGAGAGGATTTACAGTAAATATTACTACTAATGGTCTTCTTGTTAATAGAGAACTAGCAAAGAAATTAGCAACATGTAATGTTAATGTTCAAGTTCCTCTTCACAGCTCAGATTTTAAAATTCATGATGAACTTACAGGCATGCCTGGCTCTTTTGAGAAAGCGGTAGATACCATTAAACTTCTAGTTAATTTGAATATGAATGTCTCTGTAATAACTATTTTACAGAAAGCGAATAAGGATGATCTTCGTAATATGCTCCCATTAATTAAAGAGTTGGGGGTGCATGTGTGGAATATTGTGGAATTGAAACCAGTAGGGAGAGCAGATAACTCGATGGCAATACCCCTCAAGGAGCGCTTAAAAATCATTGAGGAACTAGAGCGAGAAGCAAATAAATTAGGAATACAAATAATAGCAGAAAAACCCTTCTTCTTTGTCGGTGATAAGGGGTTGTCTCAAACTCTTATCAATGATGAATTCTACAAACTTTTCACTAGATGTGGCGTACGGACTGGACGATATGTAGAAATTACACCAGATGGATTTGTTTATCCATGTGACTTATTGCTGGGAGATACTTTTCCCAATCTTATCGCAGGAGATTTACGCCAAAATACATTCAAGGAGATATGGCATTCTTCAGAGATTTTAAACAAATTCCGGAACCTCAAACAGGAAGATATGCACGGGAAATGTAAATCATGTATATACTTTGATCTCTGTGGAGGAAAATGTAGAGCATTAGCATATAGCTACTATGATGGTGATTTATATGCTCCAGATCCCAGATGCCCGTACGAACCAAAATGA
- a CDS encoding amidohydrolase family protein encodes MSILIKNGYVVYGENLEVIKADVLIESNKIVEVAKNINKSADTVIDAKGKVVSPGFINLHTHSPMGLFRGLADDLPLMDWLQNHIWPREAKLTREYTKVGAYLGALEMIKTGTTAFLDMYFFMDAVAEVVEESGLRGYLSYGMIDLGDPEKTGKEIKEALRTMEFIEKLGSDRVHFVFGPHAPYTCSIALLKEVRKLANEHGKLITIHVSETMAEIGQISERYGKSPVVLLDEIGFLGSDVIIAHGVWLDARDIQILARHGVTVAHNPASNMKLASGVMPLQRLLNAGVNVGLGTDGSASNNNLDMLDEMKLAALLHKVHNLDPTVADAKTVFKMATINGAKALRLNAGMIKEGYLADIAIIDFNRPHLRPINNVISHLVYSASGNDVETTIVDGKILMLDREVLTLDEEKILDEAEKTIEKLA; translated from the coding sequence ATGAGCATCCTAATCAAGAACGGCTACGTGGTTTACGGCGAGAACCTTGAAGTTATCAAAGCGGACGTCCTCATCGAGAGTAATAAAATAGTAGAGGTTGCCAAAAACATCAACAAGAGCGCCGACACTGTCATAGACGCCAAGGGAAAAGTTGTTTCTCCAGGCTTCATAAACCTCCACACCCACTCCCCGATGGGCCTCTTCCGCGGTTTGGCTGACGATCTGCCGCTCATGGACTGGCTCCAGAACCACATCTGGCCGCGGGAGGCAAAGCTCACGAGGGAGTACACCAAGGTTGGGGCCTACCTCGGCGCCCTTGAGATGATAAAGACCGGGACAACGGCCTTCCTCGACATGTACTTCTTTATGGACGCGGTTGCCGAGGTCGTCGAGGAGTCCGGGCTGAGGGGCTACCTTTCCTATGGAATGATAGACCTCGGTGACCCCGAGAAGACCGGGAAGGAGATCAAAGAGGCCCTCCGCACGATGGAGTTCATCGAGAAACTCGGCTCCGACAGGGTTCACTTCGTCTTCGGGCCCCACGCGCCCTACACCTGCTCGATAGCCCTGCTTAAGGAAGTAAGGAAGCTGGCAAACGAGCACGGGAAGCTCATAACGATTCACGTGAGCGAGACGATGGCGGAGATAGGCCAGATAAGCGAACGCTATGGAAAGAGTCCCGTGGTTCTCCTCGACGAGATCGGCTTCCTTGGAAGCGATGTTATCATAGCTCACGGCGTCTGGCTCGATGCAAGGGATATACAGATTCTCGCGAGGCACGGCGTTACCGTCGCCCACAATCCGGCGAGCAACATGAAGCTCGCCAGCGGCGTGATGCCGTTGCAGAGACTTCTGAACGCCGGTGTAAACGTTGGCCTCGGCACCGATGGAAGTGCAAGCAACAACAACCTCGACATGCTCGACGAGATGAAGTTAGCGGCTTTGCTCCACAAGGTCCACAACCTCGACCCAACGGTGGCGGACGCTAAAACCGTCTTCAAGATGGCCACCATCAACGGGGCCAAAGCTTTGCGCCTCAACGCGGGCATGATAAAGGAGGGCTACCTGGCGGACATAGCAATCATCGACTTCAACCGGCCCCATTTGAGGCCAATAAACAACGTGATAAGCCATCTGGTTTACTCGGCCAGCGGTAACGACGTCGAGACGACGATAGTCGATGGAAAAATCCTCATGCTCGACCGCGAGGTTCTCACGCTCGACGAGGAGAAAATCCTTGACGAGGCCGAAAAAACGATAGAAAAGCTGGCTTAG
- a CDS encoding NAD(P)H-hydrate dehydratase — translation MRIEDVYVWDINAKWLGITPYQLMENAGAGVARTIEERFGKGLRVAVFSGTGNNGGDGFVAARHLSFENDVTLFLVGDEAKIRSEEARHNWEILKGLDFVRIKVLKDSAYIKSLDLGGFDVIIDALLGAGTRGEPREPIRSAIEKINEYAGKAKIVSVDLPSGYPSKVQVKADFAVTFQWDKEEYDGFERVVVKIGYPKELYHLVGPGDAKFALRKKGEHKGQNGRLLIIGGSEDYFGAPYLAAKAASYLVDLVYLVMPEYPAKRIADPDIILRPVEGKNFTKEHLEEVSALAEKADAVIIGPGIGLREGTKEFVREFVKRCEKPLVIDADGLKAIAEDLGVLKGKTFVLTPHGSEFKVLFGVKPEGSFQEKAELVREKARKIGGVILLKGAYDVISDGKTWKYNKTGNRGMTTGGTGDVLAGLVGALLALGNEPLRAASTGAFLNGLAGDMVKDELGENFTALEVAKKVPHAVRWVVEF, via the coding sequence ATGAGAATCGAGGACGTTTACGTCTGGGATATCAACGCCAAGTGGCTCGGCATAACTCCTTACCAGCTCATGGAGAACGCCGGGGCTGGCGTTGCCAGGACGATTGAGGAGCGCTTTGGAAAGGGGCTGAGGGTGGCGGTTTTCTCCGGCACCGGCAACAACGGCGGCGACGGCTTTGTGGCGGCCAGACACCTCAGCTTCGAAAACGATGTCACCCTATTCCTCGTCGGAGATGAGGCGAAGATAAGGAGCGAGGAAGCCAGGCACAACTGGGAGATACTCAAGGGCCTGGACTTCGTGAGAATCAAGGTTCTCAAGGATTCCGCCTACATAAAGTCCCTCGACCTGGGCGGCTTTGACGTGATAATCGATGCCCTCCTCGGGGCGGGAACGAGGGGCGAGCCGCGCGAGCCGATCCGCTCGGCCATCGAGAAGATAAACGAATACGCCGGAAAGGCCAAGATAGTCAGTGTTGACCTGCCGAGCGGCTATCCCTCAAAGGTTCAAGTTAAGGCCGACTTCGCCGTGACATTCCAGTGGGACAAGGAGGAGTACGATGGCTTTGAACGCGTCGTGGTCAAGATAGGCTATCCGAAGGAGCTCTACCACCTCGTTGGCCCCGGTGATGCGAAGTTCGCTTTAAGGAAGAAGGGCGAGCACAAGGGCCAGAACGGAAGGCTGTTAATAATCGGCGGAAGCGAGGACTACTTCGGCGCGCCTTATCTAGCGGCAAAAGCTGCTTCATATCTTGTGGACTTGGTTTATTTAGTGATGCCGGAATATCCAGCGAAGCGCATAGCCGACCCAGATATTATTCTGAGGCCTGTCGAAGGAAAGAACTTCACAAAAGAGCATCTTGAAGAAGTCTCGGCACTGGCAGAAAAGGCTGATGCCGTCATTATAGGGCCTGGCATAGGATTAAGGGAAGGAACTAAGGAGTTCGTCAGGGAATTTGTAAAGCGCTGCGAAAAGCCTTTAGTCATAGACGCCGACGGCCTAAAGGCCATCGCCGAGGACTTGGGTGTTCTCAAGGGCAAGACCTTCGTCCTAACTCCCCACGGTAGCGAGTTCAAGGTTCTCTTTGGCGTCAAGCCAGAGGGTTCCTTCCAGGAAAAAGCGGAGCTCGTGAGGGAGAAGGCAAGGAAAATTGGCGGCGTTATTCTGCTCAAAGGTGCTTACGACGTCATAAGCGACGGAAAAACCTGGAAGTACAACAAAACCGGCAACAGGGGAATGACCACTGGAGGAACTGGAGATGTCTTGGCTGGCCTCGTTGGTGCTCTGCTCGCCCTCGGCAACGAGCCGCTAAGGGCCGCTTCCACTGGCGCTTTCCTCAACGGCCTCGCTGGGGATATGGTGAAGGACGAGCTCGGCGAGAACTTCACTGCACTGGAGGTTGCGAAAAAAGTCCCGCACGCGGTCAGGTGGGTGGTGGAGTTCTGA
- the nucS gene encoding endonuclease NucS: MPKVDAIVNPSTDEVKRLADSALSSEALLTLFARCRVHYDGRAKSELGSGDRVIIIKPDGAFLIHQNRKREPVNWQPPGSFVMMEERDGILVLRSVRRKPKEILEVELEEVYLVSLFKAEDYEELTLTGSEAEMAEMIFRNPELIEPGFKPLFREKQIGHGIVDILGRDKDGNLVVLELKRRKADLHAVSQLKRYVEALMKEHPKVRGILVAPSLTSGAKRLLEKEGLEFKKVEPPKKTSSGKGRQTTLL; encoded by the coding sequence ATGCCTAAAGTTGACGCCATCGTGAACCCCTCAACGGATGAAGTCAAACGGCTCGCCGATTCGGCGCTTTCAAGTGAGGCTTTGCTCACTCTTTTCGCCCGTTGCAGGGTTCACTACGACGGCAGGGCCAAGAGCGAGCTCGGTTCGGGTGATCGGGTTATAATCATCAAGCCTGACGGTGCCTTCCTCATTCACCAGAACCGGAAGAGGGAGCCCGTTAACTGGCAGCCGCCGGGGAGCTTCGTGATGATGGAGGAGCGCGATGGGATTCTAGTCCTCCGCTCTGTCCGGCGGAAGCCGAAGGAGATACTTGAGGTCGAGCTTGAGGAAGTTTACCTTGTCTCCCTCTTCAAAGCAGAGGACTACGAGGAGCTTACCTTGACCGGAAGCGAGGCCGAGATGGCGGAGATGATATTCAGGAACCCGGAGCTCATTGAGCCGGGCTTTAAGCCGCTCTTCAGGGAGAAGCAAATTGGCCACGGCATAGTTGATATTCTGGGGAGGGACAAAGACGGCAATCTTGTAGTCCTTGAGCTGAAGAGGAGAAAGGCTGATCTCCACGCGGTGAGCCAGCTCAAGCGCTACGTTGAAGCCCTGATGAAGGAGCACCCGAAGGTCAGGGGTATCCTTGTTGCACCTTCTTTGACTTCCGGGGCGAAGAGGTTGCTTGAAAAGGAGGGGCTGGAGTTCAAAAAGGTTGAACCGCCCAAGAAAACCTCGTCGGGAAAAGGTCGGCAGACAACTCTTCTTTAG
- a CDS encoding MFS transporter: MKNNNVKLLIIAYFIDTIAVAYLLGYYLNITINDIGGPELLGFFSMANNFFASFIPIIAGAFSDAHGRKGVIVVSTVFEVLSLLALGIIIESGSVLVIIPAILLNVAFMASSPAIVSLIGESVSVEYLGRALSLIFLANNAASIISYLAFGSLLSVVSISNLFLLSGFTVLVAITLYLRISETLRPNNVQSNVLEPLKGIFKGVKFVREPHLKLFLIYISFEFFIGSIATAFVPVFLQNVYSLSVSEISWLYSLITLFTIGGTLMAGYVVDKYGSVKSLILKDTLSIPLLGIFALALSPVALLSLIFLSFIEQLKVASERYVVENTNPEYRGLILGVKNSLTRIFSVPGPMLGFFLWNVSPKMTFLAPAGLTPLGILILVMLKKIRENERVSRV; encoded by the coding sequence ATGAAAAACAACAATGTTAAGCTTTTGATCATAGCATACTTTATTGACACTATTGCAGTGGCTTATCTTCTCGGTTACTACCTAAATATCACGATAAACGATATTGGGGGACCAGAATTGTTGGGGTTCTTCTCAATGGCGAACAACTTTTTTGCGAGTTTTATACCTATAATAGCCGGTGCGTTTAGTGATGCTCATGGTAGGAAAGGAGTGATAGTAGTCTCAACTGTGTTTGAAGTGCTAAGCCTGTTGGCATTAGGGATTATTATTGAATCTGGGAGTGTTCTAGTAATAATCCCGGCTATTCTTCTTAATGTGGCGTTTATGGCATCCTCTCCTGCTATTGTTTCGTTAATTGGTGAATCTGTCTCAGTGGAGTATCTTGGAAGAGCGTTATCACTTATCTTTTTAGCAAACAATGCTGCGAGTATTATAAGTTATCTGGCATTTGGTTCATTATTGAGTGTCGTGAGTATCTCTAACCTATTCCTTCTCTCTGGATTTACCGTGTTAGTGGCCATAACATTGTATCTTCGCATTTCAGAGACTTTAAGACCAAATAATGTCCAATCTAATGTTTTGGAGCCTTTAAAAGGCATCTTTAAAGGTGTCAAATTTGTTCGAGAACCCCATTTAAAGCTCTTTCTAATCTACATCTCTTTTGAATTTTTTATTGGCTCAATAGCAACCGCATTTGTTCCCGTGTTTCTTCAAAATGTATATTCTCTAAGTGTTTCGGAAATCTCCTGGCTATATTCTCTAATCACGCTCTTCACGATTGGTGGAACTCTAATGGCCGGTTATGTCGTTGACAAGTATGGAAGTGTAAAGTCCCTCATACTGAAAGACACACTGTCTATCCCCCTTCTGGGGATTTTTGCCCTTGCTCTTTCTCCCGTGGCTCTGTTATCATTAATCTTTTTATCGTTTATTGAACAATTAAAAGTGGCCTCTGAAAGGTATGTAGTAGAAAACACAAATCCAGAATATCGGGGTTTGATATTGGGTGTTAAAAACTCTCTGACAAGAATATTTTCAGTCCCAGGCCCCATGTTAGGGTTTTTCCTGTGGAATGTATCTCCCAAGATGACTTTCTTGGCACCTGCAGGACTTACTCCGTTAGGGATACTCATACTTGTAATGCTGAAAAAGATCCGTGAGAATGAACGGGTGAGTAGGGTGTGA
- a CDS encoding S-methyl-5'-thioadenosine phosphorylase: protein MPKIGIIGGSGVYGVFEPKETVKVHTPYGRPSAPVEIGEIEGVEVAFIPRHGKNHEFPPHEVPYRANIWALKELGVERVIGITAVGSLREEYKPGDIVITDQFIDFTKKRDYTFYNGPRVAHVSMADPFCPEMRKIFYETAKELGFPVHEKGTYVCIEGPRFSTRAESFMFRQYAHIIGMTLVPEINLARELGMCYANIATVTDYDVWAEEPVDAQEVLKVMAENNYKVQELLKRAIPRIPEERKCGCAEVLKSMFV, encoded by the coding sequence ATGCCGAAGATAGGTATCATCGGCGGTTCTGGTGTCTACGGCGTCTTTGAACCAAAGGAGACCGTCAAAGTGCACACCCCCTACGGAAGGCCTTCCGCTCCAGTGGAAATCGGTGAGATAGAGGGCGTTGAGGTCGCCTTCATCCCGCGCCATGGAAAGAACCACGAGTTCCCGCCGCACGAGGTTCCCTACAGGGCCAACATCTGGGCGCTCAAAGAGCTCGGCGTCGAGAGGGTCATAGGCATAACGGCCGTCGGCTCGCTCCGCGAGGAGTACAAGCCGGGGGACATCGTCATAACCGACCAGTTCATAGACTTCACGAAGAAGAGGGACTACACCTTCTACAACGGGCCGAGGGTTGCCCACGTTTCCATGGCCGACCCCTTCTGCCCTGAGATGAGGAAGATATTCTACGAGACTGCCAAAGAGCTCGGTTTCCCCGTCCACGAGAAGGGCACCTACGTCTGCATCGAGGGGCCGAGGTTCTCAACGAGGGCCGAGAGCTTTATGTTCAGGCAGTACGCCCACATAATCGGTATGACTCTCGTCCCGGAGATAAACCTCGCGCGCGAGCTGGGCATGTGCTACGCGAACATAGCGACGGTTACGGACTACGACGTCTGGGCCGAGGAGCCCGTTGACGCCCAGGAAGTTCTCAAGGTCATGGCCGAGAACAACTACAAGGTCCAGGAACTGCTCAAGAGGGCCATCCCGAGGATTCCAGAGGAGAGGAAGTGCGGTTGCGCCGAGGTGCTGAAGAGCATGTTCGTGTGA
- a CDS encoding [protein ADP-ribosylglutamate] hydrolase, with translation MVSFEIVRGDITRFPAEVIVNAANRYLEHGGGVAYAIAKAAAGNVREYIRISKEAMRKQLGKDSIEHGEVVVTPALRLEEYGIRYVIHTVGPYCGGVWDEDKKEKLRKAILGALRKADELGVGSIAFPAISAGIYGCPLEEVVKTFKEVVAEFGREAGSIERVYLVLYSEWGYEGMLKVT, from the coding sequence ATGGTCTCCTTCGAGATTGTCCGTGGGGACATAACCCGCTTTCCGGCGGAAGTCATAGTCAACGCCGCCAACCGCTATCTGGAGCACGGCGGCGGTGTCGCCTACGCGATAGCCAAAGCGGCCGCCGGTAATGTTCGTGAGTATATACGGATAAGTAAGGAAGCGATGCGTAAACAGCTCGGGAAGGACTCCATCGAGCACGGCGAGGTCGTTGTAACACCAGCTTTGAGGCTTGAGGAATACGGAATTAGGTACGTCATTCACACGGTCGGACCCTACTGTGGTGGCGTCTGGGACGAGGATAAGAAAGAAAAGCTCAGAAAGGCAATCCTCGGCGCGCTGAGGAAGGCCGATGAGCTTGGCGTGGGGAGCATAGCCTTCCCGGCCATAAGTGCAGGCATCTACGGCTGCCCACTCGAGGAGGTCGTTAAAACCTTCAAGGAGGTCGTTGCGGAGTTCGGGAGGGAAGCGGGGAGCATTGAGAGAGTTTATCTGGTGCTCTATTCTGAATGGGGTTACGAGGGGATGTTAAAAGTTACTTAA
- a CDS encoding winged helix-turn-helix domain-containing protein, with protein sequence MREVLIITEPEKVRVLSEETRFKILQLLRDRPMTINELSEALKKDRTTVYRHIKLLEGAGLVEEIEVHGNERVYARAARIFLIKADPDESVEEFRQGYLQMETEKLVQVLEKAGFKIKDREKLKELAKEVLNEIELRSQPVIKRISQADIELTEIELFHLLNMLVFFQSCELCKKAEEAKDLIEL encoded by the coding sequence GTGAGGGAAGTACTTATCATCACGGAACCCGAAAAGGTCAGAGTGCTATCCGAAGAGACCCGCTTTAAAATTCTTCAATTGCTTAGAGACCGCCCTATGACAATCAACGAGCTCAGCGAGGCCCTTAAAAAAGACCGCACGACTGTATACAGGCACATAAAGCTCCTGGAAGGGGCAGGACTGGTCGAGGAGATTGAGGTACACGGAAACGAAAGGGTCTACGCAAGGGCGGCGAGGATATTCCTCATAAAAGCCGACCCCGACGAGAGTGTCGAGGAGTTCAGGCAGGGCTACCTCCAGATGGAGACGGAGAAGCTGGTGCAGGTTCTGGAGAAGGCTGGCTTTAAGATAAAGGACAGGGAAAAGCTGAAGGAGCTCGCCAAGGAAGTGCTGAACGAAATAGAACTCAGATCCCAGCCAGTGATTAAGAGGATATCTCAGGCAGACATCGAGCTGACGGAGATAGAGCTGTTCCACCTGCTGAACATGCTGGTGTTCTTCCAGAGCTGTGAGCTCTGCAAGAAGGCCGAGGAGGCCAAAGACCTCATCGAACTCTGA
- a CDS encoding DUF473 family protein, translating into MEAVVLAGITRRVLDELMRNPYRTIELRGARNVRAVEEAMERAMRLFLTYDPFSDVGIGTEGLLAELLRAAELETRVPWEESDEREVTVCRAKVRLVGLGRVVEVEKERGLLVVRIRELMPQEMGMG; encoded by the coding sequence ATGGAGGCCGTTGTGCTGGCCGGAATAACGAGGCGCGTCCTGGACGAGCTCATGAGGAACCCATACCGGACGATCGAACTTCGGGGAGCGAGGAACGTCCGAGCAGTTGAGGAGGCCATGGAAAGAGCCATGAGGCTGTTTCTGACTTACGACCCGTTCAGCGACGTGGGGATCGGCACTGAGGGCCTGCTGGCCGAGTTGTTGAGGGCAGCGGAGCTGGAGACGAGGGTGCCCTGGGAGGAAAGCGACGAGAGGGAAGTAACGGTCTGCAGGGCAAAGGTGAGACTTGTCGGCCTGGGGAGGGTTGTGGAGGTCGAAAAGGAGAGGGGCCTGCTAGTAGTCCGCATCCGCGAGCTAATGCCCCAGGAGATGGGCATGGGCTAA
- a CDS encoding proteasome assembly chaperone family protein: protein MENGKPVKLVLPEVKNPIFIEGYPGIGLVGHIAANFLARELEMEMIGYVESPFIPPMALILEGRPNPPLRFYGRDNVIVAVADIYVPPTLVNEIARELVGYLRDMNARKIISMGGIGIGFFKENTEVWGVGAREELNRELEEKGVKILQYGSIMGMSGKLLWEASRNGLDAYVLLGETFGDRPDPRAAANVIEALKKLTGIEVSTEPLLQEARAIEEQLRRMHEQMEQARQRAEKQYESIYL from the coding sequence ATGGAGAACGGAAAGCCCGTCAAGCTCGTATTGCCAGAGGTCAAAAACCCCATCTTCATAGAGGGCTACCCCGGAATAGGCCTGGTGGGCCACATAGCTGCCAACTTCCTGGCCAGGGAGCTGGAAATGGAGATGATAGGCTACGTGGAGAGCCCGTTCATCCCACCCATGGCCCTGATCCTCGAAGGGAGGCCGAACCCGCCGCTGCGGTTCTACGGAAGGGACAACGTCATAGTTGCCGTCGCCGACATATACGTCCCGCCGACCCTGGTGAACGAGATAGCCAGGGAGCTGGTGGGGTACCTGAGGGATATGAACGCAAGAAAGATAATCTCAATGGGGGGAATAGGCATCGGCTTCTTCAAGGAGAACACAGAGGTCTGGGGCGTCGGGGCCAGGGAGGAGCTGAACAGGGAACTCGAAGAGAAAGGGGTCAAGATCCTCCAGTACGGCTCGATAATGGGGATGAGCGGGAAGCTCCTTTGGGAGGCGAGCAGGAACGGGCTCGACGCGTATGTACTCTTAGGGGAGACCTTTGGTGACAGGCCGGATCCACGAGCGGCCGCCAACGTGATAGAGGCCCTCAAGAAGCTGACGGGCATAGAAGTCTCGACCGAGCCGCTCCTCCAGGAGGCGAGGGCGATAGAAGAGCAGCTCAGGAGGATGCACGAGCAGATGGAGCAGGCCAGGCAGAGGGCCGAAAAGCAGTACGAGAGCATCTACCTGTGA